In a single window of the Amycolatopsis sp. cg5 genome:
- a CDS encoding sugar transferase: MEESVRSSSPVGEAIPHIDLHQIPRPAKRTPRAVVTEAGSRNTPSTAWEAHYRSWVIGADVLATVVVIAISAAIIDKLELHNMHAIGTIAAVLCALPASRAWSQRVLGEGAEEYRRLGRGLVTAAVLVALGGLLFGALDVQPWVFIVVPVIALITFPQRYLLRQVLHRQRRQGRCLLPVMAAGAPDTVADLIGRTRTEPHVGWRVEAACTFSGTGAERDTGEVDGVPVVGRLEELAEHVRRGGYRVVAVTADQYWTPQRLQQLAWDLEGTSAEMVVAPVLMEVAGPRLNVSSVLGMPLLRVTAPRFTGGRRLVKEFVDRCASALLLTLLSPLLLMIALAIKVNDRGPVIYRQRRIGRDGASFTMLKFRTMITDADKVRKTLEKDNEGAGPLFKMRKDPRITKVGSMLRRYSLDELPQLFNVLYGKMSLVGPRPPLPEETKKYGSDARRRLLVKPGLTGLWQVSGRSDLTWDQSIRLDLRYVEDWSLALDMVILWKTVRAVVGGEGAY, translated from the coding sequence ATGGAAGAGTCGGTGCGGTCATCCTCACCAGTGGGTGAGGCGATTCCGCATATCGACCTTCACCAAATTCCCCGCCCTGCCAAGCGGACGCCGCGTGCGGTGGTCACCGAGGCCGGTTCGCGGAATACGCCTTCGACGGCTTGGGAAGCGCACTACCGCTCCTGGGTCATCGGGGCGGACGTGCTGGCGACAGTGGTGGTGATCGCGATCAGCGCGGCGATCATCGACAAGCTCGAATTGCACAACATGCATGCGATCGGCACCATCGCCGCCGTGCTCTGCGCGCTGCCTGCCAGCCGTGCGTGGAGCCAGCGGGTGCTCGGTGAGGGCGCCGAGGAATACCGCCGTCTCGGCAGGGGACTGGTCACCGCCGCGGTGCTGGTCGCCTTGGGCGGCTTGCTGTTCGGCGCGCTGGACGTGCAGCCATGGGTGTTCATCGTGGTGCCGGTGATCGCGCTGATCACCTTTCCTCAACGCTATCTGCTCCGTCAGGTGCTGCACCGCCAGCGCAGGCAGGGCCGCTGCCTGCTGCCGGTGATGGCGGCCGGCGCCCCGGACACGGTCGCCGATCTGATCGGCCGCACGCGCACCGAGCCCCACGTGGGCTGGCGGGTCGAGGCGGCGTGCACGTTCAGCGGAACCGGCGCGGAGCGCGACACCGGTGAGGTCGACGGGGTTCCGGTGGTCGGCAGGCTCGAAGAGCTGGCCGAGCACGTGCGCCGTGGCGGATACCGCGTGGTCGCGGTGACCGCCGACCAGTACTGGACACCGCAGCGGCTGCAGCAGCTCGCCTGGGACCTCGAGGGGACCTCGGCCGAGATGGTGGTCGCGCCGGTGCTGATGGAGGTCGCCGGCCCGAGGCTGAACGTGTCGAGCGTGCTCGGCATGCCGCTGCTGCGGGTGACCGCCCCGCGCTTCACCGGCGGCCGGAGGCTCGTGAAGGAGTTCGTCGACCGCTGCGCCTCGGCGCTGCTCCTGACCTTGCTTTCCCCGTTGCTGCTGATGATCGCGCTGGCGATCAAGGTGAACGACCGCGGCCCGGTGATCTACCGGCAGCGGCGGATCGGCCGTGACGGCGCCTCGTTCACGATGCTCAAGTTCCGCACGATGATCACCGACGCCGACAAGGTCCGCAAGACGCTGGAGAAGGACAACGAAGGCGCCGGGCCGCTGTTCAAGATGCGCAAGGATCCCCGCATCACCAAGGTCGGCTCCATGCTGCGGCGTTACTCGCTCGACGAGCTGCCCCAGTTGTTCAACGTCCTTTACGGAAAGATGTCGCTCGTCGGCCCGCGCCCGCCGCTGCCGGAGGAGACCAAGAAGTACGGCTCCGACGCACGACGCCGCCTGCTGGTGAAGCCGGGTCTGACCGGGTTGTGGCAGGTCAGCGGCCGCAGCGACCTCACGTGGGACCAAAGCATCCGGCTCGACCTTCGCTACGTCGAGGACTGGTCACTCGCGCTCGACATGGTCATCCTCTGGAAGACCGTGCGCGCCGTGGTCGGCGGCGAGGGAGCGTACTGA
- a CDS encoding O-antigen ligase family protein: protein MSFTGARDRISAVGRTGNPGAIWPVACVLALVVASDYKFRLRANDQAVTGNADLFVLAEIGTYGLVAVFLFVRFRPNTRVRRPDVVTFLSYAYALILAGSALYSPYLKLALVRGAQVLVVLALSRALARHAKPADMHRLAHGFFVLIAGSVLFGLLVHFPQGKLQAGRFTWLYVHPVEAGEMLAIAVVLLAGYVLAHGLDRAGPRWPLPVYLVLLAICVGGLVATKTRGAVIGAIVGVLLVVWTRWRGQRKVEAGVVLAVVLITIALSSSSAIESFFARGESLAKLSTLNSRTDLWGYAFELFPQHPLYGFGLTASRGLFLESIGLGGGHNALVNLLMDTGILGAACWLALLAAVLLAARRLSLPVERMMILSALPAMIANSVFTEGLGAPANVGCTWLFVLAAWVNVARRA, encoded by the coding sequence ATGAGCTTCACCGGTGCGCGAGACCGCATTTCGGCGGTCGGCCGCACGGGGAACCCCGGGGCGATCTGGCCGGTCGCGTGCGTACTCGCGTTGGTCGTGGCGAGTGACTACAAATTCCGGCTTCGGGCCAACGACCAGGCGGTCACCGGGAACGCGGACCTGTTCGTGCTCGCCGAAATCGGAACTTACGGACTCGTCGCGGTCTTCCTTTTCGTCCGGTTCCGCCCGAACACGCGAGTGCGCAGGCCGGACGTCGTGACGTTCCTCTCTTATGCGTACGCGCTCATCCTCGCGGGCTCGGCGCTCTATTCGCCTTACCTGAAACTCGCGCTCGTCCGTGGCGCGCAGGTACTGGTCGTGCTCGCGCTGTCACGCGCGCTCGCCCGGCACGCCAAGCCCGCCGACATGCATCGGCTCGCGCATGGGTTCTTCGTGCTGATCGCCGGTTCCGTGCTGTTCGGCCTGCTGGTCCACTTCCCGCAGGGGAAGCTGCAGGCAGGCCGGTTCACCTGGCTCTACGTGCACCCGGTCGAAGCGGGCGAGATGCTGGCGATCGCCGTGGTGCTGCTCGCCGGGTACGTGCTCGCGCACGGCCTCGACCGCGCCGGTCCGCGCTGGCCGCTGCCGGTCTACCTGGTGCTGCTGGCGATCTGCGTCGGCGGGCTGGTCGCGACGAAGACCCGCGGCGCGGTGATCGGCGCCATCGTCGGCGTGCTCCTGGTGGTCTGGACCAGATGGCGCGGACAGCGCAAGGTCGAAGCGGGCGTGGTGCTCGCGGTCGTGCTGATCACCATCGCGCTGAGCAGCTCGTCGGCCATCGAGTCGTTCTTCGCGCGCGGCGAGTCGCTGGCGAAACTGTCCACCTTGAACTCGCGGACCGACCTGTGGGGCTACGCCTTTGAGCTGTTCCCCCAGCATCCGCTGTACGGCTTCGGGCTGACCGCGTCGCGCGGGCTGTTCCTAGAGAGCATCGGGCTCGGCGGCGGGCACAACGCGCTGGTCAACCTGTTGATGGACACCGGGATTCTCGGCGCGGCCTGCTGGCTGGCGCTGCTCGCGGCCGTCCTGCTGGCGGCACGGCGGCTCAGCCTGCCCGTCGAGCGGATGATGATCCTTTCGGCACTGCCCGCGATGATCGCGAACTCGGTGTTCACCGAAGGGCTCGGCGCGCCTGCCAACGTCGGCTGCACCTGGCTGTTCGTGCTCGCGGCCTGGGTGAACGTGGCGAGGCGCGCGTGA
- a CDS encoding VOC family protein, producing the protein MASRLNPYIGFGGNAREAMEFYKEVFGGTLVLSTFGDFGDKEASNANNIMHGQLETDSGYTIMGADSAPGTESKPSDAISVSLSGDDADELRGYWEKLAEGGTVAVPLEKQMWGDEFGMCTDRFGVGWMVNIVAAQQG; encoded by the coding sequence ATGGCTTCACGGCTCAACCCGTACATCGGCTTCGGCGGAAACGCGCGCGAGGCGATGGAGTTCTACAAGGAGGTCTTCGGCGGCACGCTGGTGCTGAGCACCTTCGGCGACTTCGGCGACAAGGAGGCGTCGAACGCGAACAACATCATGCACGGCCAGCTCGAGACCGACAGCGGCTACACGATCATGGGCGCCGACTCGGCGCCCGGCACCGAGTCCAAGCCGAGCGACGCGATCTCGGTCAGCCTCAGCGGTGACGACGCGGACGAGCTGCGTGGCTACTGGGAGAAGCTCGCCGAGGGCGGGACGGTCGCCGTGCCGCTGGAGAAGCAGATGTGGGGCGACGAGTTCGGCATGTGCACCGACCGCTTCGGGGTCGGCTGGATGGTCAACATCGTGGCGGCGCAGCAGGGGTGA
- a CDS encoding DUF1972 domain-containing protein, whose protein sequence is MIGTRGVPARYGGFETCIEEVGYRLVKLGHEVTVYCRRAEDPDAGEGFGEYQGMRLVTLPALRRKSLETLSHTALSVLHAVKHRPDVAFVFNAANAPLLPILRARRIPVVTHVDGLEWKRAKWGALGRRYYRGAEALAVRWSDALIADAVGIQDYYSRRFGVPTDYIPYGAPILGNPGTERLTELGLTSRDYHLVVARFEPENHVDLAVEGYLESGAERPLIVVGAAPYADKYTARIKALAARGNVRLLGAVWDQDLLDQLYANALTYIHGHSVGGTNPSLLRAMGAGAATSAFDVSFNREVLGEHGRYFTRPSELAELCDAAEADPAATTDRGRDQIASLGRYEWDGVAEKYEQLALRMTR, encoded by the coding sequence ATGATAGGCACGCGCGGTGTTCCGGCGCGTTATGGCGGCTTTGAAACGTGCATCGAGGAAGTCGGATATCGGCTGGTCAAGCTCGGTCACGAGGTCACCGTCTATTGCCGCCGTGCCGAGGATCCGGACGCGGGCGAGGGGTTCGGCGAGTACCAGGGCATGCGGCTGGTGACTTTGCCCGCGCTGCGCCGCAAAAGCCTCGAAACGCTCAGCCATACCGCGCTTTCTGTCCTGCACGCGGTGAAACACCGCCCCGACGTCGCGTTCGTCTTCAATGCCGCCAACGCGCCGTTGCTGCCGATACTGCGCGCGCGGCGCATTCCGGTCGTCACCCACGTGGACGGTCTCGAGTGGAAACGTGCCAAGTGGGGTGCTTTGGGCCGCCGCTACTACCGCGGCGCCGAAGCGCTCGCCGTGCGCTGGTCGGACGCGCTCATCGCCGACGCCGTCGGCATTCAGGATTACTATTCCCGGCGTTTCGGCGTGCCGACCGACTACATTCCTTATGGCGCGCCGATTCTCGGCAATCCCGGCACGGAACGGCTGACCGAGCTCGGCTTGACGAGCCGGGACTATCACCTGGTGGTCGCGCGATTCGAGCCGGAGAACCACGTCGACCTGGCCGTCGAGGGGTATCTCGAAAGCGGCGCCGAGCGTCCGCTGATCGTGGTCGGCGCCGCGCCGTACGCCGACAAGTACACCGCCAGGATCAAGGCGCTCGCCGCGCGCGGCAACGTCCGGCTGCTCGGCGCGGTCTGGGACCAGGACCTGCTCGACCAGCTCTACGCCAACGCGCTCACCTACATCCACGGTCACTCGGTCGGCGGCACCAACCCCTCCCTGCTGCGCGCGATGGGCGCGGGCGCCGCGACCTCGGCTTTCGACGTCTCGTTCAACCGCGAGGTGCTCGGCGAGCACGGCCGCTACTTCACCCGGCCGAGCGAACTCGCCGAGCTCTGCGACGCCGCCGAGGCCGACCCGGCCGCGACGACGGACCGCGGCCGTGACCAGATCGCCTCGCTCGGCCGGTACGAGTGGGACGGCGTCGCCGAAAAGTACGAGCAGCTCGCGCTGCGCATGACCCGCTAG
- a CDS encoding YbaB/EbfC family nucleoid-associated protein, with product MTDQRDPAPSPKPDRAAMVAALSALSVDSASPDGAVAVSVNTDGVMTSLRLSDAIRRLSPDEIADLVVRTYVDAQRKSAERSAELMRPLGNAGYLADRLRWRLNFEPAPQAVERRAPVDKAILRDRSADDPPRPSNTVPETDDEWYDKGMRFDPAW from the coding sequence ATGACGGACCAGCGCGACCCCGCGCCGTCGCCGAAGCCGGATCGCGCGGCCATGGTCGCCGCGCTTTCCGCGCTCTCGGTGGACTCGGCGTCCCCGGACGGTGCGGTCGCCGTCTCGGTCAACACCGATGGCGTCATGACCAGCTTGCGGCTTTCCGACGCGATCCGGCGGTTGTCGCCGGACGAGATCGCCGATCTCGTGGTGCGTACCTACGTTGACGCGCAACGGAAGTCGGCTGAACGCAGCGCGGAGCTGATGCGCCCGCTCGGCAACGCGGGCTACCTGGCCGACCGGCTGCGCTGGCGCCTGAACTTCGAGCCGGCGCCGCAGGCCGTCGAGCGCCGCGCGCCTGTCGACAAGGCGATTCTCCGTGACCGGTCGGCCGACGACCCGCCTCGGCCGTCGAACACGGTGCCCGAGACGGACGACGAGTGGTACGACAAGGGCATGCGGTTCGACCCGGCATGGTGA
- a CDS encoding glycosyltransferase: MKILMAHASAELYGSDRVFAESVRALRDAGHEVVVTLPQDGPLASALGEVVVCPVPVLRKAALRPSGLIGLLRETASSLRPMVRLIRTHRPDVLYVNTVTVPLWLPLARLFGTRVLAHVHEAEDGVAAPIRVALAAPLLAAHTVVVNSLATGEVLHRALPSLAARTRLIYNGVPGAPVTPVPGPGLRIVLVGRISPRKGTDVAVRALALLRRDGIDATLDLVGSIFPGYEWFSDELDALIKDGDLAGSVRLSGFRDDVWDAYAHADVAIVPSRVEPFGNTAVEAQLAGVPVIVTDAQGLPETVSSGAAHGRRGAVVPADDAEALAAELRKVAENPGAATEKARLASVEATGLFAPQRYRAEIVSVLSTLPRRRPRRARSSRG; the protein is encoded by the coding sequence GTGAAAATCCTGATGGCGCACGCTTCGGCGGAGCTGTACGGATCGGACCGGGTGTTCGCCGAATCCGTGCGAGCGTTGCGCGACGCGGGTCACGAGGTCGTCGTCACGCTGCCGCAGGACGGGCCGCTCGCGTCGGCGCTCGGCGAGGTGGTCGTCTGCCCGGTTCCGGTGCTGCGCAAGGCCGCGCTGCGGCCATCCGGGCTCATCGGGTTACTCCGGGAGACGGCGTCGAGCCTGCGCCCGATGGTCCGTCTCATCCGGACACACCGCCCCGATGTGCTGTACGTCAACACGGTCACCGTGCCGCTGTGGCTGCCGCTGGCCCGGCTGTTCGGCACGCGGGTGCTCGCGCACGTCCACGAGGCGGAAGACGGTGTCGCGGCGCCGATCCGGGTCGCGCTGGCCGCGCCGCTGCTCGCCGCGCACACGGTCGTGGTGAACAGCCTCGCGACCGGCGAGGTGCTCCACCGGGCGCTGCCCAGCCTCGCCGCCCGGACCCGCTTGATCTACAACGGGGTTCCAGGTGCGCCGGTGACTCCGGTGCCCGGTCCTGGCCTGCGGATCGTGCTGGTCGGCCGGATCTCGCCGCGCAAGGGCACGGATGTCGCCGTGCGTGCGCTCGCGCTGCTCAGGCGTGACGGGATCGACGCGACGCTGGACCTGGTCGGGTCGATCTTCCCCGGCTACGAATGGTTCTCCGACGAGCTCGACGCGTTGATCAAGGACGGCGACCTGGCCGGTTCGGTGCGGCTGAGCGGTTTCCGTGACGACGTCTGGGACGCCTACGCCCACGCGGACGTCGCGATCGTGCCGTCGCGCGTCGAACCCTTCGGCAACACCGCGGTCGAGGCCCAGCTCGCGGGCGTGCCCGTGATCGTCACCGACGCGCAGGGCCTGCCGGAGACCGTTTCCAGTGGCGCAGCTCACGGACGGCGGGGCGCCGTCGTCCCGGCCGACGACGCCGAAGCACTGGCGGCCGAGCTGCGGAAGGTCGCCGAAAACCCCGGCGCCGCAACAGAAAAAGCCCGGTTGGCCTCCGTGGAGGCCACCGGGCTCTTCGCACCCCAGCGCTACCGCGCCGAGATCGTGTCCGTACTCAGTACGCTCCCTCGCCGCCGACCACGGCGCGCACGGTCTTCCAGAGGATGA
- a CDS encoding SsgA family sporulation/cell division regulator, translated as MRNDHVTLRSTAVFDLLAPRTPAVPVKVELRYDTRDPYAVVAAFRTGRAGWVEWVYARDLLADGLLADAGDGDVRIRPSVEDPESVLIELNSPSGHAMFEASAQELADFLDRTYDVVLPGNEHLWVDVDDALTHLIPNDLS; from the coding sequence ATGCGCAACGATCACGTGACGCTCCGCTCGACGGCGGTCTTCGACCTGCTGGCCCCGCGGACGCCCGCGGTTCCGGTGAAGGTGGAGCTGCGATACGACACCCGCGACCCGTACGCCGTGGTCGCCGCCTTCCGCACCGGACGCGCCGGCTGGGTCGAATGGGTGTACGCCCGCGACCTCCTCGCCGACGGCCTCCTCGCCGACGCAGGCGACGGCGACGTCCGCATCCGCCCCTCGGTCGAAGACCCCGAGTCGGTGCTCATCGAACTCAACTCCCCCTCCGGGCACGCGATGTTCGAAGCCTCCGCCCAGGAGCTCGCCGACTTCCTCGACCGCACCTACGACGTCGTGCTCCCCGGCAACGAGCACCTCTGGGTCGACGTCGACGACGCGCTCACCCACCTCATTCCCAACGATTTGAGCTGA
- a CDS encoding polyprenyl synthetase family protein: MDTPVASLELEVIHQAVEKHLARFFNAKSRETTDAQLVDLRIPQTLGEFVFAGGKRLRPALCVLGWQSAGGTDGFDAVIATAASLEMFHAFALIHDDVMDQSDIRRGQPTLHRILAGRHPDRPNSDLLGVNAGILFGDLALSWTDELLYGAALTPGQRQAIAPILFAMRTEVMYGQYLDLIATGRPTTDLGHAMLIARLKTAKYTIERPLHLGAALAGADKTLLRGLTAFSIPVGEAFQLRDDLLGVYGDPDETGKSTVDDLRSGKHTVLMALALARAEPADKRLLRFLVGDPDLTEVDAARVRAVLDATGARASVERMIATRCRRAERSLATLHLPPPVTTALTAFARRAATRPS, translated from the coding sequence ATGGACACCCCGGTCGCTTCGCTGGAACTGGAAGTCATCCACCAAGCGGTCGAAAAACATCTGGCGCGGTTCTTCAACGCCAAGAGCCGCGAGACCACCGACGCGCAGCTGGTCGACCTGCGGATCCCGCAGACGCTGGGCGAGTTCGTGTTCGCGGGCGGCAAGCGCCTGCGGCCCGCGCTGTGCGTGCTCGGCTGGCAGTCGGCGGGCGGCACCGACGGTTTCGACGCGGTGATCGCGACCGCGGCGTCACTCGAGATGTTCCACGCGTTCGCGCTCATTCACGACGACGTCATGGATCAAAGTGACATCCGCCGTGGGCAGCCGACACTGCATCGGATACTCGCCGGGCGGCATCCGGATCGCCCGAATTCCGACCTGCTGGGCGTCAACGCCGGGATCCTGTTCGGCGATCTGGCGCTCAGCTGGACCGACGAGCTGCTGTACGGCGCGGCGCTCACCCCCGGGCAACGGCAGGCGATCGCGCCGATCCTGTTCGCCATGCGGACCGAGGTGATGTACGGGCAGTATCTCGACCTGATCGCCACCGGCAGGCCGACGACCGACCTCGGGCACGCGATGCTCATCGCGCGGCTGAAGACCGCCAAGTACACGATCGAACGGCCGTTGCATCTGGGCGCCGCGCTGGCAGGCGCGGACAAGACGCTGCTGCGCGGGCTCACCGCGTTTTCGATCCCGGTCGGCGAGGCGTTCCAGCTCCGCGACGACCTGCTCGGCGTCTACGGCGACCCCGACGAGACCGGGAAGTCCACAGTGGACGATCTGCGGTCCGGCAAGCACACCGTGCTGATGGCGCTCGCGCTCGCCCGCGCGGAACCGGCCGACAAACGTCTTTTGCGTTTCCTGGTAGGCGATCCCGACCTGACCGAAGTGGACGCGGCCCGCGTACGCGCGGTGCTCGACGCGACCGGCGCCCGCGCCTCGGTCGAGCGCATGATCGCCACCCGCTGCCGCCGCGCCGAGCGCTCACTCGCCACGCTCCACCTCCCGCCCCCGGTCACCACCGCCCTCACCGCCTTCGCCCGCCGCGCCGCCACCCGCCCCTCCTGA
- a CDS encoding chitinase produces the protein MRRSRPLVTLAVLMLAAFGAAPASAANLLTNPGFESGSTAGWTCPAGTVVSSPVNSGGYALAATAAGSDYAQCAQTVSVVPNTTYTVSAWVRGNPVYLGITGGPSTWTAATAYTKLSLSFTTTASQTSAQLYLHGWYGAGTYNADDVTLDGPGGGTPGAPGVPGTLSVGTVTANSIALSWPSVTGATGYRVYENGAVKSTVTGTSATLAGLAACSSHSYSVSAYNSAGESPRSTEASATTSGCTDTGLPKHALIGYLHASFANGSGYTKMADVPAAWDIINLAFGEPTSVTSGDIRFTRCPVAECPAVESDADFIAAIRAKQAQGKKVLISIGGQNGQVQLSSTAARDKFVSSVSAIIDKYGLNGLDVDFEGHSLALNSGDTDFRNPTTPVIVNLISALKSLKAKYGSGFVLTMAPETFFVQVGYQFYGGVGGGDTRTGAYLPVIHALRDSLTVLHVQDYNSGPVMGLDQQYHFMGGADFHIAMTDMLKAGFSVSTTGNFFPGLRPDQIAIGLPAAVSAGNGHTAPAAVQSAVTCLVKNSGCGSYTLRGGASPALRGLMTWSINWDRYYNWEFQNAHEPFLNGLP, from the coding sequence ATGAGGCGTTCCAGACCGCTAGTGACCCTTGCCGTGCTCATGCTGGCCGCCTTCGGGGCGGCACCCGCGAGCGCCGCCAACCTGTTGACCAACCCCGGTTTCGAGAGCGGCTCGACCGCGGGCTGGACCTGCCCGGCCGGAACGGTGGTGAGCAGCCCGGTGAACTCGGGCGGCTACGCCCTCGCCGCCACCGCCGCCGGCTCGGACTACGCGCAGTGCGCGCAGACGGTGTCGGTCGTGCCGAACACGACGTACACCGTCTCCGCCTGGGTGCGGGGAAACCCGGTGTACCTCGGCATCACCGGCGGCCCGTCGACGTGGACGGCCGCGACCGCCTACACCAAGCTCTCGCTGTCGTTCACCACGACCGCGAGCCAGACCTCGGCCCAGCTCTACCTGCACGGCTGGTACGGCGCGGGCACCTACAACGCCGACGACGTCACGCTCGACGGTCCTGGTGGCGGCACCCCCGGCGCGCCGGGGGTGCCGGGTACGCTCTCGGTCGGCACCGTCACCGCGAACTCGATCGCGCTGAGCTGGCCGTCGGTCACCGGGGCCACCGGCTACCGGGTGTACGAGAACGGGGCGGTGAAGTCGACCGTGACCGGTACCTCGGCCACCCTGGCCGGACTCGCCGCGTGCTCGTCGCACAGTTACTCGGTCTCCGCGTACAACTCGGCCGGCGAGTCGCCGCGCAGCACCGAGGCGAGCGCGACGACCTCGGGCTGCACGGACACCGGCCTGCCGAAACACGCGCTGATCGGTTACCTGCACGCCAGCTTCGCCAACGGCTCCGGCTACACGAAGATGGCCGACGTCCCGGCCGCGTGGGACATCATCAACCTCGCGTTCGGCGAGCCGACCTCGGTGACCTCGGGCGACATCCGGTTCACTCGCTGCCCGGTCGCCGAATGCCCTGCCGTGGAGAGCGACGCCGACTTCATCGCCGCCATCCGCGCCAAGCAGGCGCAGGGCAAGAAGGTGCTGATCTCCATCGGCGGCCAGAACGGCCAGGTCCAGCTGTCCTCGACGGCCGCGCGGGACAAGTTCGTCAGCTCGGTCTCGGCGATCATCGACAAGTACGGCCTCAACGGCCTCGACGTCGACTTCGAGGGCCACTCGCTCGCGCTGAACTCCGGCGACACCGACTTCCGCAACCCGACCACCCCGGTGATCGTCAACCTGATCTCGGCGCTGAAGTCGCTGAAAGCCAAGTACGGCAGCGGGTTCGTGCTGACCATGGCGCCGGAGACGTTCTTCGTCCAGGTCGGTTACCAGTTCTACGGCGGCGTCGGCGGCGGTGACACCCGAACGGGTGCCTACTTGCCGGTCATCCACGCGCTGCGTGACTCGCTGACCGTGCTGCACGTCCAGGACTACAACTCCGGCCCGGTGATGGGCCTGGACCAGCAGTACCACTTCATGGGCGGCGCGGACTTCCACATCGCGATGACCGACATGCTCAAGGCCGGGTTCAGCGTGTCGACCACGGGCAACTTCTTCCCCGGCCTGCGCCCCGACCAGATCGCGATCGGGCTCCCGGCCGCGGTCAGCGCCGGCAACGGCCACACGGCGCCGGCGGCGGTGCAGTCCGCCGTCACCTGCCTGGTCAAGAATTCCGGCTGCGGGTCGTACACGTTGCGGGGCGGCGCCTCGCCCGCGCTGCGCGGGCTGATGACCTGGTCGATCAACTGGGATCGCTACTACAACTGGGAGTTCCAGAACGCGCACGAGCCGTTCCTCAACGGCCTCCCCTGA